The Sulfurospirillum oryzae genome contains the following window.
ATGCAGACTCATATCGATGCCAGCAGATATGCCAGCGGATGTGATGATGGAGTCTTCATCGACCCAGCGCATTTGCTCTTTGACGTCAAGGTTTGGAAACATCACGCGAAGGTCGTTTATATCTTCCCAGTGTGTGGTTGCAGATTTGCCCTCAAGCAGTCCCGCTTTTGCTAGTAAAAAGGCACCTGTGCAGATAGAAGCGGTGAGGTGTGTCTCTTTGGAGGTCGTGGCGATCCAGCTTATAACCGAAGCGTCTTTCAAGGCTTCAGTGACAACACCGCCAGGGATGAGTAAAACATCAATTTTGGGATGGGAGCTAAAGTCAAAGTCAGGGTCGATTTTGAGTCCTGCCCGCGCTCGAACGGGGGATTTTGTTTTACCAATCGTAAAAACTTCAAAGGGCGTTATGGAGCTTAGAAGATGCTCTTTCCCGTAGACACGTGTTGCGGTGGTAAAAACTTCATAAGGACCTGCGAAATCAAGCACTTCGACATTGTCAAAGACAAATATGCCAACCGAATAGCTCATACATCTTCCCCCTTTTTTTCTTTACATGTAAATCATAAAATGGTTCATTTCGCCTTCACGCTTGTACTTTAACCTCATGCCATGCAAACGAATGACATGCCATGTGATGAACAGACCAAATCCAAGACCGCGTGAGCTTTTTTGTTTTTTCCCTTCTAAAAAATAAGGCTCTGCGTAGCGCTCAATAGGAAACTCTAACGCTGGGGCGTGGTTCGAGACGGTGATGGTTTTGGCATCATTGCGAAGTATAACGCGGTGGTCATGAGCGTAGTTGACACCATTGTCCAGAAGGTTTTTAAGTACGACGCCAAAAAGTTCAAAATCGACATGAAGTTCGACAGGAGTAAGCTGGCAGGTAATGTTCTCTTTTTTATCTTCTAAAATATCGAGTGCAAAGTCCACAACATCTTCGATGTGGTAGGTTTTTATGTCTAGTTTGAGCTCGTCAGCACTCAGCTTTTCGATGCGCGAAAACTCTTCCAACAGGGCTTCTTGACGTTTAAAGACATTTTGAAGAATGTTGGTATAGGTTGCATCTTCGATCATTTCGGCTGCTAGTTTACCTTTGGTGATGGGTGTTTTAAGCTCG
Protein-coding sequences here:
- a CDS encoding DJ-1/PfpI family protein, encoding MSYSVGIFVFDNVEVLDFAGPYEVFTTATRVYGKEHLLSSITPFEVFTIGKTKSPVRARAGLKIDPDFDFSSHPKIDVLLIPGGVVTEALKDASVISWIATTSKETHLTASICTGAFLLAKAGLLEGKSATTHWEDINDLRVMFPNLDVKEQMRWVDEDSIITSAGISAGIDMSLHLIERLIDRDLAVKTARQMEFDWTKNS